In Dyadobacter sp. NIV53, a single window of DNA contains:
- the folP gene encoding dihydropteroate synthase yields MHHKCMLTAARNRFIYKFYMAQVNKKTINVRGQLIDLSTPLVMGIVNITPDSFYKESRMESREAVIERVGWMQEDGASLIDIGGYSTRPGAAEVTVTEEIERIESIIEPLNKFFPELFISIDTFRSAVARKAVEKGAQIINDVSGGDLDVEMFDLVAKLGVPYILMHMRGTPATMNELTHYDQLIPDVIKALKLKIEVLRSKGVADLIIDPGYGFSKTAAQNFELIRHMSEFDQLGYPVLAGISRKATIYKTLSISAAEALNGTTVLNTLLLEQGASILRVHDVKPAVEAVKLWMATGRMN; encoded by the coding sequence ATGCACCATAAGTGTATGCTGACAGCTGCACGCAACCGGTTCATTTATAAATTTTATATGGCGCAAGTTAATAAAAAAACGATTAATGTCAGGGGGCAACTGATCGATCTGTCGACCCCACTTGTAATGGGTATTGTAAATATTACTCCTGATTCTTTTTACAAAGAAAGCCGGATGGAATCACGAGAGGCTGTAATTGAGAGAGTTGGGTGGATGCAGGAGGATGGGGCTTCACTGATCGACATTGGAGGATATTCAACCCGTCCGGGAGCTGCTGAGGTGACGGTTACGGAGGAAATAGAGCGGATTGAATCTATTATTGAGCCGTTAAATAAATTTTTCCCGGAACTATTCATTTCTATTGATACATTTCGGTCGGCAGTTGCAAGAAAAGCAGTTGAAAAAGGTGCGCAAATTATTAACGACGTCTCCGGAGGTGACCTGGATGTTGAAATGTTTGATCTGGTTGCTAAGCTTGGAGTGCCATATATTCTGATGCATATGCGCGGTACGCCAGCAACAATGAATGAACTGACACACTATGACCAGCTGATTCCGGATGTAATTAAAGCATTAAAGCTGAAAATCGAGGTACTGCGCTCAAAAGGGGTTGCCGATTTAATTATTGACCCCGGGTATGGATTTTCTAAAACAGCAGCTCAAAACTTTGAACTGATCAGGCATATGTCTGAATTTGATCAGCTTGGTTATCCGGTACTTGCCGGAATATCACGAAAGGCAACAATCTACAAAACATTGAGTATCAGTGCGGCGGAAGCTTTAAATGGTACAACAGTACTGAATACTTTGTTACTTGAGCAAGGCGCTTCGATTTTGAGGGTTCATGATGTAAAACCAGCCGTAGAAGCAGTAAAACTATGGATGGCTACTGGTCGTATGAATTAA
- a CDS encoding BT_3928 family protein → MKIPAQISRVIVGLLFIFSGLIKLNDPLGTQYKLEEYFEVFAEDLPRFHDFFMSLVPLALYFSVFLCTAEVVLGIALLVAYKPRTTSWLLLFIIVFFTFLTFYSAYFNKVTDCGCFGAAIKLTPWTSFSKDLLLLILILIIVYYRKKFRPLATGIVVIISTIASLGIAVYALRHLPLFDLLPYRVGANIPAQLKPSEPLRYQYVFEKGGKTYEFEKYPSDTTLVFKDMIVLNEEAKPKITDYKVWNDEGDFTENTFKGNKLFLIIKNFTDINTAALPDISKLINNVKGKGVEPIILTSGDSGEIVNFLKQHQFTVPFYFVDATVLKTISRSNPGLWLLKDGTVKGKWHYNDTPTADEVVRLVK, encoded by the coding sequence ATGAAAATTCCTGCGCAGATTTCCCGTGTCATAGTTGGATTACTATTTATTTTCTCTGGACTGATCAAACTGAATGATCCGCTTGGTACGCAATATAAACTTGAAGAATATTTTGAAGTATTTGCTGAGGACCTGCCCCGTTTTCATGATTTTTTCATGTCGCTTGTTCCTTTAGCTCTTTACTTTTCTGTATTTCTTTGTACAGCCGAAGTTGTTTTAGGAATTGCCCTGCTGGTTGCTTACAAGCCAAGAACAACCTCATGGCTTCTGCTGTTTATCATTGTCTTTTTTACATTTTTGACTTTTTATTCAGCCTATTTCAATAAAGTAACGGATTGCGGTTGTTTTGGTGCTGCCATCAAATTGACTCCATGGACTTCATTTAGCAAAGACCTGCTTTTGCTTATCCTGATACTCATCATAGTATATTACAGAAAAAAATTCAGGCCTCTGGCTACTGGTATCGTAGTCATTATATCTACAATAGCTTCACTCGGAATTGCAGTTTATGCATTACGCCACTTGCCACTTTTTGATTTGCTTCCTTACCGCGTGGGTGCCAATATTCCAGCCCAACTGAAACCATCCGAACCACTACGCTATCAGTATGTTTTTGAAAAAGGTGGAAAGACATACGAATTTGAGAAATATCCCAGCGATACTACACTTGTATTTAAGGATATGATAGTATTGAATGAAGAAGCAAAACCCAAAATTACAGATTACAAGGTTTGGAATGATGAAGGTGATTTCACTGAAAATACTTTTAAGGGAAATAAATTATTTCTGATAATTAAAAACTTTACGGATATCAATACAGCGGCCTTGCCGGATATCAGTAAGCTGATCAATAATGTAAAAGGAAAAGGAGTAGAACCAATTATTCTTACCTCAGGAGATAGCGGCGAAATTGTAAATTTCCTTAAACAGCATCAATTTACTGTGCCATTTTACTTTGTGGATGCAACGGTGCTGAAAACAATTTCAAGATCGAATCCTGGTCTA
- the cdaA gene encoding diadenylate cyclase CdaA yields the protein MRVGFLNINWADILDVFLVSVLLYQVYTLVRGSIASRVFLGYLFVYVFYLVVKGLGLGLLTAILQYFMGVGAVALIVIFQQEIRRFLLIIGKSTIHTNNGFLKKILRNSILDIKAKNLMEVVDASKTIAANFTGALIVVNKRDDLSKYVETGELLDARVSKPLLVSLFNQYSELHDGAIVIVDGRIKAARCVLPVADGVDVPSSLGFRHRAAMGMSEATDAVVIVISEQTGRISVAVEGELHSNIPISELQNRLEEYLSSDVQRMAK from the coding sequence ATGCGTGTAGGTTTTTTAAATATCAATTGGGCAGATATCCTGGATGTCTTTTTGGTTTCAGTGCTTCTATATCAGGTTTACACACTTGTTCGCGGCAGCATTGCCAGCAGGGTTTTTTTAGGTTATTTATTTGTTTACGTATTTTATCTCGTTGTAAAAGGATTAGGCCTTGGACTGCTTACAGCTATTTTACAATACTTCATGGGCGTAGGAGCAGTAGCATTAATTGTTATTTTTCAACAGGAAATCCGCAGGTTCTTATTAATTATAGGTAAATCTACTATCCATACCAATAATGGTTTTTTAAAAAAGATATTAAGAAATTCAATCCTTGACATCAAAGCGAAAAATTTGATGGAAGTAGTGGATGCAAGCAAGACAATAGCCGCTAATTTCACAGGTGCTTTAATTGTTGTAAATAAACGTGATGATCTTAGCAAATATGTAGAAACAGGGGAATTGCTGGATGCACGCGTGTCTAAACCATTATTAGTTTCTCTCTTTAATCAATACAGTGAATTGCATGATGGCGCGATAGTAATTGTAGACGGGAGGATAAAAGCTGCCCGTTGCGTACTTCCGGTAGCCGATGGGGTAGACGTGCCATCTTCGCTTGGCTTTCGTCACCGGGCAGCCATGGGCATGAGTGAAGCGACTGATGCCGTGGTAATTGTGATTTCTGAGCAAACCGGTAGAATTTCCGTAGCAGTAGAAGGGGAGCTGCATAGTAATATACCGATTTCTGAGCTTCAAAACCGCCTGGAAGAATATTTATCGTCT
- a CDS encoding DUF1599 domain-containing protein has protein sequence MKSTEAEYQEIIQYCQDLFAKKNKDYGTSWRILRIPSITDQIFIKAQRIRTIQEKGIQKVNDDISSEFIGIINYCVMALIQIALGESKNDINSSELTTLYNTQVSEVQELLFNKNHDYGEAWRDMRVSSMTDIILMKLLRIKQIEDNQGYTIVSEGVKAGYQDIINYSVFCLIKSNALQTN, from the coding sequence TTGAAATCGACCGAAGCGGAATATCAGGAAATCATTCAGTATTGCCAAGATCTTTTTGCAAAAAAGAACAAAGATTACGGAACTTCCTGGCGAATCCTGAGAATTCCTTCCATCACTGATCAAATCTTCATTAAAGCACAGAGAATCCGTACTATTCAGGAAAAAGGAATTCAAAAAGTCAATGACGATATTTCATCAGAGTTTATAGGAATTATTAATTACTGCGTCATGGCTTTGATCCAGATCGCTTTGGGGGAATCGAAAAATGACATTAATTCGTCAGAACTAACTACTTTATATAATACGCAGGTAAGTGAGGTACAAGAACTCCTTTTTAATAAAAACCACGATTATGGTGAAGCCTGGCGGGATATGCGTGTGAGCTCCATGACTGATATTATTCTAATGAAGCTTTTAAGAATAAAGCAAATTGAAGATAATCAAGGATATACAATAGTATCGGAAGGTGTAAAAGCTGGCTATCAGGACATCATTAACTATTCTGTTTTTTGCCTTATTAAGTCTAACGCTTTACAGACTAACTAA